A genomic segment from Cucurbita pepo subsp. pepo cultivar mu-cu-16 unplaced genomic scaffold, ASM280686v2 Cp4.1_scaffold000365, whole genome shotgun sequence encodes:
- the LOC111785089 gene encoding PRA1 family protein D-like: MSTAEFAVTFKEAGRSVIATRRPWREFLDPLSLSLPSSFSDATSRISQNLTRFLSNYCLVVLLLIFLGLIYHPFSMIVFFLVFVAWFVLYFSRDDPIRVFGFELGDFVLVIILGLATGLALALTGVFVNVLISLAIGAVVVCLHAALKGTEDALGDLQDPFGDTLLESPRGDYSGI; this comes from the coding sequence ATGTCGACCGCTGAATTCGCCGTCACTTTCAAGGAAGCCGGTCGATCCGTCATCGCCACCCGCCGTCCATGGCGGGAATTCCTCGACCCATTGTCTCTCAgccttccttcttccttctccgaCGCGACCTCTCGGATTTCTCAGAACTTGACCCGTTTCCTTTCCAATTACTGTCTGGTCGTCTTGCTTCTCATCTTTCTTGGCCTCATCTACCATCCGTTTTCCATGATTGTGTTCTTCCTTGTCTTTGTTGCCTGGTTCGTCCTTTACTTCTCCCGCGACGACccaattagggtttttggttTTGAGTTGGGAGATTTTGTTTTGGTCATCATTCTTGGGTTGGCTACCGGATTGGCGCTGGCTTTGACAGGGGTTTTCGTGAATGTGCTGATTTCGCTTGCCATTGGAGCCGTGGTGGTTTGTTTGCATGCGGCTTTGAAGGGCACGGAGGATGCTCTTGGGGATTTGCAAGACCCTTTTGGGGATACGCTGTTGGAGAGCCCGAGAGGTGATTACAGCGGCATCTGA